A single window of Syngnathus acus chromosome 23, fSynAcu1.2, whole genome shotgun sequence DNA harbors:
- the hcfc2 gene encoding host cell factor 2 isoform X1, whose product MSTEEPRWRKVHSFTGVIPRSRHGHRAVAIRELIVVFGGGNEGIAEDLHVYNTVSKQWFLPAVRGDIPPGCAAHGLVCEGTRILVFGGMVEYGKYSNNLYELQAGRWLWKKLKPRAPRNGLPPCPRIGHSFTLVGSKCYVFGGLANVSEDPNDNIPRYLDDLYELELQSVSGARCWSILETKGGGPSARESHTAVAYSGLGSPKLFIYGGMQGCRLDDLWQLDLNTMAWSLLETRGSAPLPRSLHSANVIGNRMFVFGGWIPVPESEKHNAAGIKWICSNSLSVLHFDTMSWQNLGPVYDDIDSQLQSRNVQSDDDNTGRPKARAGHCAAVVGSRLYIWSGRDGYHKNFYQVCCKDLWYLETDRPAPADAAMLIKSTISMLHVAWRPLSGADYYILQIQPTCPAGDHPQVKQVASASTEGDGKDKDFQSSHGASECNTKEGNTSAQDGSKRHDNQTKSSQDDSSGSQQAEKTRDQNAEGATWFDVGVFRTLFSEVRHYYLPADNNQATATFSGRPAVTKERTLPSPHDYQDREKQELEPGQSYRFRVAGLNCFSQGDFSPVSEFKTCQPGFPGAPSAVRITKANDLVHITWEAPPSPSGRILEYSMYMAVKKSRSSSSEGPGQMAFIRIYRGVKMFCTIGSNQLVNAHLDCSAANRPALVFRIAAKNEQGYGPATQIRWIQDAFKLRAGSKSDGGAADDFDAADSSG is encoded by the exons atgtcaacagaaGAACCACGATGGCGAAAAGTCCATTCATTCACTGGTGTAATTCCTCGCTCCAGACACGGACACCGGGCAGTAGCCATCCGGGAGCTGATCGTAGTTTTTGGGGGTGGAAACGAAGGCATAGCTGAGGACCTCCATGTTTACAACACTg TCTCCAAGCAATGGTTTCTGCCTGCGGTGAGAGGAGACATCCCCCCTGGCTGTGCTGCCCACGGCTTAGTCTGCGAGGGCACCCGCATCCTCGTCTTTGGCGGCATGGTGGAGTATGGCAAATACTCCAATAATCTCTATGAACTTCAG GCTGGTCGGTGGCTTTGGAAGAAGCTGAAGCCCCGAGCGCCCAGGAATGGCCTGCCTCCGTGCCCACGTATCGGGCACAGTTTCACTCTTGTGGGTAGCAAGTGCTACGTGTTTGGGGGGCTGGCCAATGTCAGCGAGGACCCCAACGACAACATCCCACG ATACTTGGACGACCTTTACGAGTTGGAGCTGCAGTCTGTATCCGGGGCGAGATGCTGGAGCATCCTGGAGACAAAAGGAGGCGGTCCTTCAGCACGGGAGTCGCACACGGCAGTCGCCTACTCCGGCCTCGGCTCTCCGAAGCTCTTCATCTACGGGGGGATGCAAGGCTGTAGATTAGATGACCTCTGGCAGCTTGACCTCA ACACAATGGCGTGGTCATTACTTGAAACGAGGGGTTCGGCGCCACTACCCAGGAGCCTTCACTCTGCCAATGTGATTGGAAACAG AATGTTCGTATTTGGCGGATGGATTCCAGTTCCCGAGTCGGAGAAGCACAACGCAGCAGGAATTAAATGGATTTGCTCCAACTCCCTGAGTGTGCTTCATTTTG ACACTATGAGCTGGCAGAACCTGGGCCCCGTGTACGACGACATCGACTCTCAACTGCAGAGCCGCAACGTTCAGAGCGACGATGACAACACCGGCCGGCCCAAAGCTAGAGCCGGCCACTGTGCCGCCGTCGTCGGGTCCAGGCTCTACATTTGGAGCGGCAGGGATGGGTACCATAAGAACTTCTACCAAGTTTGCTGCAAGGACCTTTGGTACCTGGAGACAG ATCGACCGGCCCCGGCCGATGCCGCGATGCTCATCAAATCCACCATCAGCATGCTTCACGTGGCGTGGCGCCCCCTATCTGGAGCAGACTACTACATCCTTCAGATTCAGCCCACGTGCCCCGCGGGGGACCATCCTCAAGTCAAACAGGTTGCCTCGGCTTCAACAGAAGGAGACGGCAAAGATAAAG ATTTCCAGTCCTCCCACGGTGCAAGTGAATGCAACACTAAAGAAGGGAACACGTCGGCACAG GATGGTTCCAAGCGGCACGACAATCAGACAAAATCATCCCAAGATGATTCGTCAGGATCTCAGCAGG CTGAGAAGACAAGAGATCAGAATGCAGAGGGAGCCACGTGGTTTGATGTTGGTGTGTTCAGAACTCTCTTCTCTGAGGTCCGCCATTATTATCTGCCAGCTGACAACAACCAAGCGACTGCGACCTTCAGCGGCCGGCCTGCCGTCACTaaagag AGGACGCTGCCGTCTCCTCACGACTATCAGGACAGAGAGAAGCAAGAGCTGGAGCCGGGTCAGAGTTACCGCTTCAGAGTGGCGGGCCTCAATTGCTTCAGCCAAGGAGACTTCAGCCCCGTCAGCGAGTTCAAGACGTGCCAACCCGGTTTCCCTGGAGCGCCGTCTGCAGTCAGGATAACAAAG GCGAATGATTTAGTCCACATTACATGGGAAGCTCCTCCATCTCCATCAGGCCGGATTCTGGAATATTCCATGTACATGGCGGTGAAGAAAAGCCGCTCGTCCAGCTCGGAAGGACCGGGCCAAATGGCGTTCATCCGAATCTACCGCGGCGTCAAGATGTTCTGCACCATCGGCTCCAACCAATTGGTCAACGCGCATCTGGACTGCTCCGCCGCCAACCGGCCGGCGCTGGTCTTCCGCATCGCCGCCAAGAACGAGCAAGGCTACGGCCCGGCTACGCAGATCCGCTGGATTCAAG ATGCGTTTAAACTGCGAGCTGGATCCAAGTCGGACGGCGGCGCCGCGGATGACTTTGACGCTGCCGACAG CTCCGGTTGA
- the hcfc2 gene encoding host cell factor 2 isoform X2: MSTEEPRWRKVHSFTGVIPRSRHGHRAVAIRELIVVFGGGNEGIAEDLHVYNTVSKQWFLPAVRGDIPPGCAAHGLVCEGTRILVFGGMVEYGKYSNNLYELQAGRWLWKKLKPRAPRNGLPPCPRIGHSFTLVGSKCYVFGGLANVSEDPNDNIPRYLDDLYELELQSVSGARCWSILETKGGGPSARESHTAVAYSGLGSPKLFIYGGMQGCRLDDLWQLDLNTMAWSLLETRGSAPLPRSLHSANVIGNRMFVFGGWIPVPESEKHNAAGIKWICSNSLSVLHFDTMSWQNLGPVYDDIDSQLQSRNVQSDDDNTGRPKARAGHCAAVVGSRLYIWSGRDGYHKNFYQVCCKDLWYLETDRPAPADAAMLIKSTISMLHVAWRPLSGADYYILQIQPTCPAGDHPQVKQVASASTEGDGKDKDFQSSHGASECNTKEGNTSAQDGSKRHDNQTKSSQDDSSGSQQAEKTRDQNAEGATWFDVGVFRTLFSEVRHYYLPADNNQATATFSGRPAVTKETLPSPHDYQDREKQELEPGQSYRFRVAGLNCFSQGDFSPVSEFKTCQPGFPGAPSAVRITKANDLVHITWEAPPSPSGRILEYSMYMAVKKSRSSSSEGPGQMAFIRIYRGVKMFCTIGSNQLVNAHLDCSAANRPALVFRIAAKNEQGYGPATQIRWIQDAFKLRAGSKSDGGAADDFDAADSSG; the protein is encoded by the exons atgtcaacagaaGAACCACGATGGCGAAAAGTCCATTCATTCACTGGTGTAATTCCTCGCTCCAGACACGGACACCGGGCAGTAGCCATCCGGGAGCTGATCGTAGTTTTTGGGGGTGGAAACGAAGGCATAGCTGAGGACCTCCATGTTTACAACACTg TCTCCAAGCAATGGTTTCTGCCTGCGGTGAGAGGAGACATCCCCCCTGGCTGTGCTGCCCACGGCTTAGTCTGCGAGGGCACCCGCATCCTCGTCTTTGGCGGCATGGTGGAGTATGGCAAATACTCCAATAATCTCTATGAACTTCAG GCTGGTCGGTGGCTTTGGAAGAAGCTGAAGCCCCGAGCGCCCAGGAATGGCCTGCCTCCGTGCCCACGTATCGGGCACAGTTTCACTCTTGTGGGTAGCAAGTGCTACGTGTTTGGGGGGCTGGCCAATGTCAGCGAGGACCCCAACGACAACATCCCACG ATACTTGGACGACCTTTACGAGTTGGAGCTGCAGTCTGTATCCGGGGCGAGATGCTGGAGCATCCTGGAGACAAAAGGAGGCGGTCCTTCAGCACGGGAGTCGCACACGGCAGTCGCCTACTCCGGCCTCGGCTCTCCGAAGCTCTTCATCTACGGGGGGATGCAAGGCTGTAGATTAGATGACCTCTGGCAGCTTGACCTCA ACACAATGGCGTGGTCATTACTTGAAACGAGGGGTTCGGCGCCACTACCCAGGAGCCTTCACTCTGCCAATGTGATTGGAAACAG AATGTTCGTATTTGGCGGATGGATTCCAGTTCCCGAGTCGGAGAAGCACAACGCAGCAGGAATTAAATGGATTTGCTCCAACTCCCTGAGTGTGCTTCATTTTG ACACTATGAGCTGGCAGAACCTGGGCCCCGTGTACGACGACATCGACTCTCAACTGCAGAGCCGCAACGTTCAGAGCGACGATGACAACACCGGCCGGCCCAAAGCTAGAGCCGGCCACTGTGCCGCCGTCGTCGGGTCCAGGCTCTACATTTGGAGCGGCAGGGATGGGTACCATAAGAACTTCTACCAAGTTTGCTGCAAGGACCTTTGGTACCTGGAGACAG ATCGACCGGCCCCGGCCGATGCCGCGATGCTCATCAAATCCACCATCAGCATGCTTCACGTGGCGTGGCGCCCCCTATCTGGAGCAGACTACTACATCCTTCAGATTCAGCCCACGTGCCCCGCGGGGGACCATCCTCAAGTCAAACAGGTTGCCTCGGCTTCAACAGAAGGAGACGGCAAAGATAAAG ATTTCCAGTCCTCCCACGGTGCAAGTGAATGCAACACTAAAGAAGGGAACACGTCGGCACAG GATGGTTCCAAGCGGCACGACAATCAGACAAAATCATCCCAAGATGATTCGTCAGGATCTCAGCAGG CTGAGAAGACAAGAGATCAGAATGCAGAGGGAGCCACGTGGTTTGATGTTGGTGTGTTCAGAACTCTCTTCTCTGAGGTCCGCCATTATTATCTGCCAGCTGACAACAACCAAGCGACTGCGACCTTCAGCGGCCGGCCTGCCGTCACTaaagag ACGCTGCCGTCTCCTCACGACTATCAGGACAGAGAGAAGCAAGAGCTGGAGCCGGGTCAGAGTTACCGCTTCAGAGTGGCGGGCCTCAATTGCTTCAGCCAAGGAGACTTCAGCCCCGTCAGCGAGTTCAAGACGTGCCAACCCGGTTTCCCTGGAGCGCCGTCTGCAGTCAGGATAACAAAG GCGAATGATTTAGTCCACATTACATGGGAAGCTCCTCCATCTCCATCAGGCCGGATTCTGGAATATTCCATGTACATGGCGGTGAAGAAAAGCCGCTCGTCCAGCTCGGAAGGACCGGGCCAAATGGCGTTCATCCGAATCTACCGCGGCGTCAAGATGTTCTGCACCATCGGCTCCAACCAATTGGTCAACGCGCATCTGGACTGCTCCGCCGCCAACCGGCCGGCGCTGGTCTTCCGCATCGCCGCCAAGAACGAGCAAGGCTACGGCCCGGCTACGCAGATCCGCTGGATTCAAG ATGCGTTTAAACTGCGAGCTGGATCCAAGTCGGACGGCGGCGCCGCGGATGACTTTGACGCTGCCGACAG CTCCGGTTGA